One window of Medicago truncatula cultivar Jemalong A17 chromosome 2, MtrunA17r5.0-ANR, whole genome shotgun sequence genomic DNA carries:
- the LOC11431428 gene encoding uncharacterized protein isoform X2 → MEAIELDEAMKTIDSCLSQMNWSLKSSSKRRLQLDIIALITRMRPVVMIDYGGIMPQLQHQLSSLLQLAQNQSQIFQQLRLMVIQEMIYFIHVTELTHFVNSSLDSKLLFVDLEHESPQLITEIEKSQLAMQMVSIQKLFSTVFSSNGEEKLKDDANSSAHCSHCSSTECIDLSYCMENTDILVPTLNGWLLGYPVVYLFGKDHISDAVYNLSTKYLHIFQVFVCRNSNLNKGSQTEELLSFSVPYDLSTRGSKEQWAEAFLAHMQAKWERCPKVWKSLKMEVSECHPQAIVL, encoded by the exons atggaagCGATAGAGTTGGATGAAGCCATGAAAACAATAGATTCATGTTTATCTCAAATGAATTGGAGCCTCAAATCTTCTTCAAAACGTCGTTTACAATTAG ATATCATTGCCTTAATCACAAGAATGAGACCCGTAGTTATGATCGATTACGGTGGAATCATGCCTCAACTTCAACACCAACTCTCTTCACTTCTTCAACTTGCTCAAAATCAATCCCAAATTTTTCAACAATTAAGATTAATGGTTATACAAGAAATGATTTACTTCATTCATGTAACTGAGTTAACTCATTTTGTTAATTCGTCTTTGGATTCGAAATTGCTCTTTGTTGATCTTGAACATGAATCCCCACAG TTGATAACGGAAATAGAGAAAAGCCAATTAGCTATGCAGATGGTGTCAATTCAGAAGCTGTTTTCAACGGTTTTTTCCTCTAATGGGGAGGAAAAATTAAAGGATGATGCTAACTCTTCTGCTCATTGTTCCCACTGTTCTTCTACTGAGTGCATTGATCTTAGTTATTGTATGGAAAACACTGACATCTTAGTGCCAACATTGAATGG ATGGCTTCTAGGCTATCCAGTGGTGTATCTGTTCGGCAAAGATCATATTTCTGATGCAGTTTATAACCTTTCAACCAAATATCTTCATATTTTCCAAGTGTTTGTCTGCAG GAATAGTAATCTCAACAAAGGAAGTCAAACTGAAGAACTGCTAAG TTTTTCAGTGCCTTATGATTTAAGCACTAGAGGGAGTAAAGAACAATGGGCAGAAGCTTTTCTAGCTCACATGCAGGCAAAATGGGAAAGATGTCCAAAAGTTTGGAAGTCTTTAAAGATGGAGGTCAGTGAATGTCATCCTCAAGCTATCGTGTTATAG
- the LOC11431875 gene encoding probable fructokinase-4: protein MASSNGIPTTGTGLIVSFGEMLIDFVPTVSGVSLAEAPGFLKAPGGAPANVAIAVSRLGGKAAFVGKLGDDEFGHMLAGILKENGVVAEGITFDQGARTALAFVTLRADGEREFMFYRNPSADMLLKPEELNLELIRSAKVFHYGSISLIVEPCRSAHLKALEVAKEAGCLLSYDPNLRLPLWPSADEARKQILSIWEKADLIKVSDNELEFLTGSDKIDDATALTLWHPNLKLLLVTLGEHGARYYTKNFHGQVDGFKVNTVDTTGAGDSFVGALLAKIVDDQAILEDESRLREVLKFANACGAITTTKKGAIPALPKEEDVLNLIKA from the exons ATGGCTTCAAGCAATGGCATCCCAACCACAGGCACTGGTCTCATCGTCAGCTTCGGTGAGATGCTGATCGACTTTGTCCCAACAGTCTCCGGGGTCTCCCTCGCAGAAGCCCCCGGTTTCCTCAAAGCTCCCGGCGGTGCACCAGCGAACGTCGCCATCGCTGTTTCCCGATTAGGCGGTAAAGCTGCCTTTGTCGGGAAACTAGGCGATGACGAGTTCGGTCACATGCTTGCCGGGATCTTAAAGGAAAACGGTGTGGTTGCCGAAGGTATAACCTTTGACCAAGGTGCACGTACTGCTTTGGCGTTTGTTACTCTACGCGCCGATGGAGAGCGTGAGTTTATGTTTTATAGAAATCCAAGTGCTGACATGCTTCTTAAACCTGAAGAACTCAATCTCGAACTCATCAGATCT GCTAAAGTTTTCCACTATGGATCCATAAGCTTGATTGTGGAGCCATGTAGATCAGCACACTTGAAGGCATTGGAAGTTGCCAAAGAGGCTGGCTGCCTTCTCTCCTATGATCCTAACCTTCGCCTACCCTTGTGGCCCTCGGCCGATGAAGCTCGCAAGCAAATACTGAGTATTTGGGAAAAGGCTGATCTAATTAAGGTTAGTGATAATGAGCTGGAGTTCCTCACTGGAAGTGACAAAATTGATGATGCTACTGCTTTGACATTGTGGCACCCAAATTTGAAGTTGCTCCTTGTCACTCTTGGTGAACATGGCGCAAGATACTACACCAAG AATTTCCATGGACAAGTAGATGGATTCAAAGTTAACACAGTTGATACAACTGGTGCTGGTGATTCTTTTGTTGGTGCTCTATTGGCCAAGATTGTTGATGATCAGGCCATACTAGAA GATGAATCAAGGCTAAGAGAAGTACTCAAGTTTGCAAATGCATGTGGAGCAATCACAACTACTAAAAAGGGAGCAATTCCTGCTCTTCCCAAGGAGGAGGATGTACTCAACCTGATCAAAGCATAG
- the LOC11431428 gene encoding uncharacterized protein isoform X1 yields the protein MEAIELDEAMKTIDSCLSQMNWSLKSSSKRRLQLDIIALITRMRPVVMIDYGGIMPQLQHQLSSLLQLAQNQSQIFQQLRLMVIQEMIYFIHVTELTHFVNSSLDSKLLFVDLEHESPQLITEIEKSQLAMQMVSIQKLFSTVFSSNGEEKLKDDANSSAHCSHCSSTECIDLSYCMENTDILVPTLNGHLLNAIASAKFGETLIFSKWLLGYPVVYLFGKDHISDAVYNLSTKYLHIFQVFVCRNSNLNKGSQTEELLSFSVPYDLSTRGSKEQWAEAFLAHMQAKWERCPKVWKSLKMEVSECHPQAIVL from the exons atggaagCGATAGAGTTGGATGAAGCCATGAAAACAATAGATTCATGTTTATCTCAAATGAATTGGAGCCTCAAATCTTCTTCAAAACGTCGTTTACAATTAG ATATCATTGCCTTAATCACAAGAATGAGACCCGTAGTTATGATCGATTACGGTGGAATCATGCCTCAACTTCAACACCAACTCTCTTCACTTCTTCAACTTGCTCAAAATCAATCCCAAATTTTTCAACAATTAAGATTAATGGTTATACAAGAAATGATTTACTTCATTCATGTAACTGAGTTAACTCATTTTGTTAATTCGTCTTTGGATTCGAAATTGCTCTTTGTTGATCTTGAACATGAATCCCCACAG TTGATAACGGAAATAGAGAAAAGCCAATTAGCTATGCAGATGGTGTCAATTCAGAAGCTGTTTTCAACGGTTTTTTCCTCTAATGGGGAGGAAAAATTAAAGGATGATGCTAACTCTTCTGCTCATTGTTCCCACTGTTCTTCTACTGAGTGCATTGATCTTAGTTATTGTATGGAAAACACTGACATCTTAGTGCCAACATTGAATGG GCACCTACTCAATGCCATAGCCTCAGCTAAGTTTGGGGAAACTTTGATCTTTTCCAA ATGGCTTCTAGGCTATCCAGTGGTGTATCTGTTCGGCAAAGATCATATTTCTGATGCAGTTTATAACCTTTCAACCAAATATCTTCATATTTTCCAAGTGTTTGTCTGCAG GAATAGTAATCTCAACAAAGGAAGTCAAACTGAAGAACTGCTAAG TTTTTCAGTGCCTTATGATTTAAGCACTAGAGGGAGTAAAGAACAATGGGCAGAAGCTTTTCTAGCTCACATGCAGGCAAAATGGGAAAGATGTCCAAAAGTTTGGAAGTCTTTAAAGATGGAGGTCAGTGAATGTCATCCTCAAGCTATCGTGTTATAG